The candidate division TA06 bacterium genome window below encodes:
- a CDS encoding 4Fe-4S dicluster domain-containing protein, with the protein MHKLIMVDQDKCTGCRACEMVCSVKHAGVSNPARSRISVIKWESEGFYMPLLCQQCSEPACMAVCPKDAITRDEETGRVLIDYDTCIKCKMCVAACPFGAAGWDAVEEKPIKCDLCDGDPECCKICDPQALEYVDASTATMRKKRSAVLKFSELMRKFA; encoded by the coding sequence ATGCATAAGCTCATAATGGTCGACCAGGATAAATGCACCGGGTGCAGAGCATGCGAGATGGTTTGTTCGGTGAAACATGCAGGCGTGAGCAATCCGGCAAGATCCAGGATAAGCGTGATAAAATGGGAATCAGAAGGTTTCTATATGCCTTTGCTCTGCCAGCAATGCAGTGAGCCTGCCTGTATGGCTGTGTGTCCCAAGGATGCAATAACTAGAGACGAAGAGACTGGCAGAGTCCTGATAGACTATGACACCTGCATCAAGTGCAAGATGTGTGTGGCGGCGTGCCCATTTGGGGCAGCGGGGTGGGATGCGGTGGAGGAGAAGCCCATTAAGTGTGACCTATGCGACGGTGACCCAGAATGCTGCAAGATATGTGATCCGCAAGCCCTCGAATACGTAGATGCATCCACGGCGACCATGAGGAAGAAAAGGTCCGCAGTTCTGAAGTTCTCCGAGCTTATGCGGAAATTCGC